One stretch of Brevibacillus laterosporus DNA includes these proteins:
- a CDS encoding tetraprenyl-beta-curcumene synthase family protein has product MQAKPIHKPWQLLFRVYRHILPLLEQEFAYWYERAKNIPDMELRKQAMASMDSKKFHCQGGSVYASQVIDYKDTLVKLIVAYQTISDYLDNLCDRSTSLDPVDFRQLHYSMQDALTPDAPLRDYYEFREEKDDGGFLSGLVLRCQEMVKKLPSYGDVQQHIVNLSTLYSDLQVYKHIAKEKREEALLTWWDQHKANYPEIKWQEFAAATGSTIGIFALFCLATEPVVDQREIEALHRAYLPWIGGVHILLDYLIDLEEDREGGDLNFVSYYQSDEEAYERLQYFIERAKLSIEQLPHPAFHRMIVEGLLAFYLADQKVNRGQPQIYTISKRLLKKASSFTSFLFYVNSLFVRRKET; this is encoded by the coding sequence TTGCAAGCGAAACCGATTCATAAGCCTTGGCAACTACTTTTTCGTGTTTATCGCCATATTTTGCCCTTGCTAGAGCAAGAGTTCGCTTATTGGTACGAACGTGCAAAAAACATTCCAGATATGGAACTACGCAAACAGGCCATGGCTAGTATGGATTCCAAGAAATTTCATTGTCAGGGTGGCTCTGTTTATGCCTCTCAAGTTATTGATTATAAAGACACGCTGGTCAAGCTAATCGTGGCTTATCAGACTATCAGTGACTATCTAGATAATTTGTGTGATCGAAGTACATCACTTGATCCAGTTGATTTTCGTCAGTTGCATTATTCAATGCAGGATGCACTAACTCCTGATGCACCACTAAGAGACTACTACGAATTTCGTGAGGAAAAGGACGACGGAGGATTCTTGTCCGGATTGGTTTTGCGATGTCAGGAGATGGTGAAAAAGCTACCTTCTTACGGAGATGTACAACAGCATATTGTGAATTTATCTACGCTCTATAGCGATTTGCAGGTATATAAACATATTGCCAAAGAGAAACGGGAAGAAGCTTTATTAACATGGTGGGATCAGCATAAGGCGAACTATCCAGAGATAAAATGGCAGGAATTTGCAGCAGCGACTGGCTCTACAATTGGTATTTTTGCGTTGTTTTGCCTGGCAACGGAGCCTGTGGTCGATCAGAGGGAAATTGAGGCATTACATCGCGCCTATTTGCCTTGGATTGGCGGTGTACATATTCTGCTAGATTATCTAATCGATCTGGAAGAGGATCGGGAAGGTGGAGATTTGAACTTTGTCAGCTATTATCAGTCTGACGAAGAAGCGTATGAGCGGCTGCAATACTTTATCGAACGGGCCAAACTAAGCATTGAACAATTGCCTCATCCTGCGTTTCATCGCATGATCGTTGAAGGGTTGCTTGCTTTTTATTTGGCCGATCAGAAAGTGAATCGGGGACAGCCGCAAATATATACGATTTCCAAGCGTTTGTTAAAAAAGGCAAGTAGTTTCACGTCTTTTTTATTTTACGTAAACAGCCTATTTGTTCGCCGGAAAGAAACATAA
- a CDS encoding GntR family transcriptional regulator, whose translation MILINERSPSPIYEQIIQQLKELILKGVLQEGEKLPSVRELSGMIVVNPNTVSKAYQELERQGVIETLRGKGTFVAKQQVPRMETERLDKFQQSLKQIVIEASYLGVSTQQVQEWIEKYMLELRGDSNA comes from the coding sequence ATGATACTGATTAATGAACGAAGTCCCTCGCCCATTTATGAGCAGATCATTCAACAGCTGAAAGAGCTGATTCTAAAAGGGGTATTACAGGAGGGAGAAAAATTGCCATCAGTACGAGAGTTGTCTGGCATGATTGTCGTAAATCCAAATACAGTGAGTAAGGCATATCAAGAACTTGAGAGACAAGGTGTAATCGAGACATTGCGTGGAAAAGGAACCTTCGTTGCTAAACAACAGGTGCCTAGGATGGAAACTGAACGTTTGGATAAATTCCAGCAATCGTTAAAACAAATCGTTATTGAAGCTAGTTATCTTGGAGTCAGCACACAACAAGTACAAGAATGGATTGAGAAGTACATGTTAGAGTTACGAGGTGATTCGAATGCTTAA
- a CDS encoding ABC transporter ATP-binding protein translates to MLNLYNVNKVIDAEEILHNISFEVPKGVIVGLVGRNGSGKTTLLRTIMGILDTDGGSIELDGRSIHKYPECKSDMLFVPDSPEAIHLYTPDECAKLYRAMYPHFDHSHYVTLMERFKLPRRKKIRQFSKGMKALVSLILAFSSKVSVILLDEPTNGIDPIVKKQVLGMIVEEVAEREVSFIISSHQLEELERIADMIIMIKEGSVEATTSLSDTEERFRKVQVVFNGEAPQTLLGLPQVYLLNQVGRVHTLLLEDPTGSTWARLQAEQPLLLEKLPVGLEDLFITKLGGDNYVS, encoded by the coding sequence ATGCTTAATTTGTATAATGTAAACAAAGTGATAGATGCAGAAGAGATTTTACACAACATCAGCTTTGAAGTCCCTAAGGGTGTAATTGTCGGGCTTGTTGGACGTAACGGATCGGGTAAAACAACGCTGCTACGCACGATCATGGGAATCTTGGATACTGATGGAGGAAGCATAGAGCTAGATGGTCGATCCATACATAAATACCCAGAGTGTAAAAGCGACATGCTTTTTGTTCCAGATTCTCCGGAAGCCATCCATTTGTATACACCAGATGAATGTGCAAAGCTGTACAGAGCTATGTATCCTCACTTTGATCATAGTCACTATGTAACGTTGATGGAGCGCTTTAAGCTTCCGAGACGAAAAAAAATACGTCAGTTTTCTAAAGGAATGAAAGCACTGGTATCTCTAATCCTGGCTTTTTCGTCAAAGGTTTCCGTCATTCTGCTAGATGAACCGACAAACGGAATTGACCCGATTGTGAAAAAACAGGTACTAGGCATGATTGTAGAAGAAGTGGCTGAACGGGAAGTAAGCTTTATCATCTCTTCGCACCAGCTAGAAGAGTTAGAAAGAATAGCTGACATGATTATTATGATTAAAGAGGGAAGTGTTGAAGCAACGACTTCGCTATCCGATACAGAAGAACGATTTAGGAAGGTTCAAGTGGTCTTTAACGGAGAGGCTCCGCAGACACTGCTAGGCTTACCACAGGTATATCTTCTTAATCAGGTAGGACGTGTACATACTTTGCTACTGGAGGACCCTACAGGCTCAACATGGGCTAGATTACAAGCAGAACAACCGTTGTTACTAGAAAAATTGCCTGTGGGTTTAGAAGATTTATTTATTACTAAGCTAGGTGGTGACAATTATGTTTCATAA